A single Dreissena polymorpha isolate Duluth1 chromosome 14, UMN_Dpol_1.0, whole genome shotgun sequence DNA region contains:
- the LOC127858785 gene encoding uncharacterized protein LOC127858785 isoform X1 has product MDTNSDLDITMRRVMMSHQGIVNVMFPKPESKPGPSGVQEPKRFVKTMDFDVENTDYTVAEFYERFVNELPQVVMISQGFLGDIVADTFDREMIIRIQTVSRQRRVVARADMGDHSKLISIPLTYPEKVCVVKKNKLSKVQTIKGVLDGYSLPCHVQFPKDITISVGGQTISTNHIPKLQLQKAFDEMYLLGNFIVDGVMGPEVVHVPLYLSQLRMTRVTCLKNTSQQKWRGYLEELARFSSYLNYDKEYGNEGIAQYDASAVHSDTVYSYVEPRQYSNIASVFQYRRGNPIDNPTSIPSDEAQHGDTESGLYHEITDYHKPILATFGIRNAHDISLQSHKALEVQPQKHFNVSQVHNQNKDPVSSVTAQSLVQARENLKSTGPEPRASQQPNNSPAPVPTVRAQPPIGIKPRRPPPEIPKTQESPHLPESLPKTPLQTLASAEHKLAIYSNDLPRTSIPPFRQEPKDAIERKQICPSKPGQQSHTLDLIEKSGRVNEHLPTVNDRIDVKKLSINEVCGYLKVLRLEKYESMFRENMMDGALLAELSKNIFEQEFGMTVLEAVRILKFAKEGHLPR; this is encoded by the exons ATGGATACTAATTCTGATTTGGACATTACTATGAGAAGAGTTATGATGTCACACCAAGGCATTGTTAACGTCATGTTTCCTAAACCAGAATCTAAACCAG GTCCAAGTGGTGTTCAGGAGCCCAAACGTTTCGTTAAAACAATGGATTTCGATGTGGAGAATACCGATTACACCGTGGCCGAGTTCTACGAGCGCTTCGTAAATGAGTTGCCACAGGTTGTCATGATCAGTCAGGGATTCCTCGGAGACATCGTGGCGGACACATTCGATAGAGAGATG ATAATCCGTATCCAAACGGTATCCAGGCAACGGCGCGTGGTCGCCAGGGCCGATATGGGAGATCATTCTAAACTTATTAGCATCCCGCTGACCTACCCTGAGAAAGTCTGCGTCGTCaagaaaaacaaat TGAGCAAGGTCCAGACGATAAAAGGGGTCCTAGACGGATATAGCCTACCGTGTCACGTGCAGTTCCCCAAGGACATAACCATTAGCGTGGGAGGTCAGACCATCAGCACGAATCACATCCCAAAACTTCAGCTTCAGAAAGCTTTCGATGAGATGTACCTGCTGGGAAACTTCATTGTTGATG GTGTAATGGGACCGGAAGTTGTGCACGTACCATTGTACCTGTCTCAATTGCGTATGACCCGCGTAACGTGCCTCAAGAACACATCCCAACAGAAATGGCGGGGTTACCTGGAGGAGTTGGCGCGTTTTAGTTCCTACTTGAATTATGACAAAGAGTACGGGAATGAAG GCATTGCCCAATACGACGCATCGGCGGTGCATTCAGACACCGTTTACTCCTACGTGGAACCAAGACAATACTCAAACATCGCTTCGGTGTTCCAATATCGTCGCGGGAACCCGATTGATAACCCCACCTCCATACCTTCAGATGAGGCTCAACATGGAGATACTGAGTCCGGGTTATATCACGAAATCACAGATTATCACAAGCCAATTTTGGCAACGTTTGGAATTCGTAATGCCCATGATATATCTCTACAATCACACAAAGCGCTGGAAGTGCAGCCACAGAAACATTTTAATGTATCTCAAGTTCATAATCAGAACAAAGACCCAGTATCATCGGTAACTGCACAGTCTCTCGTGCAAGCACGTGAAAACCTTAAATCAACGGGACCAGAACCCCGTGCATCTCAGCAACCCAATAATAGTCCGGCTCCGGTCCCAACCGTTAGGGCCCAACCGCCCATCGGGATCAAGCCCCGTCGGCCGCCACCGGAGATTCCAAAGACACAGGAAAGCCCTCATTTGCCCGAGAGCCTACCGAAGACTCCCTTGCAGACGCTGGCATCTGCAGAACACAAGTTGGCCATCTACTCAAATGACCTTCCGAGGACTAGCATTCCTCCTTTCCGACAAGAACCGAAGGACGCCATAGAACGCAAGCAAATATGCCCTTCAAAACCAGGTCAGCAAAGCCACACTCTGGATTTGATTGAAAAGTCTGGCCGCGTAAATGAACATCTACCAACAGTTAATGACAGAATTGATGTGAAGAAACTGTCGATTAACGAGGTGTGTGGTTATCTTAAAGTACTGCGGCTGGAAAAATACGAGTCGATGTTTCGAGAGAACATGATGGACGGCGCGCTCTTGGCTGAACTgtctaaaaatatttttgaacaaGAATTTGGTATGACGGTTCTTGAAGCTGTGCGAATTTTAAAGTTCGCCAAAGAAGGGCATTTGCCGAGGTAG
- the LOC127858785 gene encoding uncharacterized protein LOC127858785 isoform X3, with amino-acid sequence MDFDVENTDYTVAEFYERFVNELPQVVMISQGFLGDIVADTFDREMIIRIQTVSRQRRVVARADMGDHSKLISIPLTYPEKVCVVKKNKLSKVQTIKGVLDGYSLPCHVQFPKDITISVGGQTISTNHIPKLQLQKAFDEMYLLGNFIVDGVMGPEVVHVPLYLSQLRMTRVTCLKNTSQQKWRGYLEELARFSSYLNYDKEYGNEGIAQYDASAVHSDTVYSYVEPRQYSNIASVFQYRRGNPIDNPTSIPSDEAQHGDTESGLYHEITDYHKPILATFGIRNAHDISLQSHKALEVQPQKHFNVSQVHNQNKDPVSSVTAQSLVQARENLKSTGPEPRASQQPNNSPAPVPTVRAQPPIGIKPRRPPPEIPKTQESPHLPESLPKTPLQTLASAEHKLAIYSNDLPRTSIPPFRQEPKDAIERKQICPSKPGQQSHTLDLIEKSGRVNEHLPTVNDRIDVKKLSINEVCGYLKVLRLEKYESMFRENMMDGALLAELSKNIFEQEFGMTVLEAVRILKFAKEGHLPR; translated from the exons ATGGATTTCGATGTGGAGAATACCGATTACACCGTGGCCGAGTTCTACGAGCGCTTCGTAAATGAGTTGCCACAGGTTGTCATGATCAGTCAGGGATTCCTCGGAGACATCGTGGCGGACACATTCGATAGAGAGATG ATAATCCGTATCCAAACGGTATCCAGGCAACGGCGCGTGGTCGCCAGGGCCGATATGGGAGATCATTCTAAACTTATTAGCATCCCGCTGACCTACCCTGAGAAAGTCTGCGTCGTCaagaaaaacaaat TGAGCAAGGTCCAGACGATAAAAGGGGTCCTAGACGGATATAGCCTACCGTGTCACGTGCAGTTCCCCAAGGACATAACCATTAGCGTGGGAGGTCAGACCATCAGCACGAATCACATCCCAAAACTTCAGCTTCAGAAAGCTTTCGATGAGATGTACCTGCTGGGAAACTTCATTGTTGATG GTGTAATGGGACCGGAAGTTGTGCACGTACCATTGTACCTGTCTCAATTGCGTATGACCCGCGTAACGTGCCTCAAGAACACATCCCAACAGAAATGGCGGGGTTACCTGGAGGAGTTGGCGCGTTTTAGTTCCTACTTGAATTATGACAAAGAGTACGGGAATGAAG GCATTGCCCAATACGACGCATCGGCGGTGCATTCAGACACCGTTTACTCCTACGTGGAACCAAGACAATACTCAAACATCGCTTCGGTGTTCCAATATCGTCGCGGGAACCCGATTGATAACCCCACCTCCATACCTTCAGATGAGGCTCAACATGGAGATACTGAGTCCGGGTTATATCACGAAATCACAGATTATCACAAGCCAATTTTGGCAACGTTTGGAATTCGTAATGCCCATGATATATCTCTACAATCACACAAAGCGCTGGAAGTGCAGCCACAGAAACATTTTAATGTATCTCAAGTTCATAATCAGAACAAAGACCCAGTATCATCGGTAACTGCACAGTCTCTCGTGCAAGCACGTGAAAACCTTAAATCAACGGGACCAGAACCCCGTGCATCTCAGCAACCCAATAATAGTCCGGCTCCGGTCCCAACCGTTAGGGCCCAACCGCCCATCGGGATCAAGCCCCGTCGGCCGCCACCGGAGATTCCAAAGACACAGGAAAGCCCTCATTTGCCCGAGAGCCTACCGAAGACTCCCTTGCAGACGCTGGCATCTGCAGAACACAAGTTGGCCATCTACTCAAATGACCTTCCGAGGACTAGCATTCCTCCTTTCCGACAAGAACCGAAGGACGCCATAGAACGCAAGCAAATATGCCCTTCAAAACCAGGTCAGCAAAGCCACACTCTGGATTTGATTGAAAAGTCTGGCCGCGTAAATGAACATCTACCAACAGTTAATGACAGAATTGATGTGAAGAAACTGTCGATTAACGAGGTGTGTGGTTATCTTAAAGTACTGCGGCTGGAAAAATACGAGTCGATGTTTCGAGAGAACATGATGGACGGCGCGCTCTTGGCTGAACTgtctaaaaatatttttgaacaaGAATTTGGTATGACGGTTCTTGAAGCTGTGCGAATTTTAAAGTTCGCCAAAGAAGGGCATTTGCCGAGGTAG
- the LOC127858785 gene encoding uncharacterized protein LOC127858785 isoform X2 translates to MNGPSGVQEPKRFVKTMDFDVENTDYTVAEFYERFVNELPQVVMISQGFLGDIVADTFDREMIIRIQTVSRQRRVVARADMGDHSKLISIPLTYPEKVCVVKKNKLSKVQTIKGVLDGYSLPCHVQFPKDITISVGGQTISTNHIPKLQLQKAFDEMYLLGNFIVDGVMGPEVVHVPLYLSQLRMTRVTCLKNTSQQKWRGYLEELARFSSYLNYDKEYGNEGIAQYDASAVHSDTVYSYVEPRQYSNIASVFQYRRGNPIDNPTSIPSDEAQHGDTESGLYHEITDYHKPILATFGIRNAHDISLQSHKALEVQPQKHFNVSQVHNQNKDPVSSVTAQSLVQARENLKSTGPEPRASQQPNNSPAPVPTVRAQPPIGIKPRRPPPEIPKTQESPHLPESLPKTPLQTLASAEHKLAIYSNDLPRTSIPPFRQEPKDAIERKQICPSKPGQQSHTLDLIEKSGRVNEHLPTVNDRIDVKKLSINEVCGYLKVLRLEKYESMFRENMMDGALLAELSKNIFEQEFGMTVLEAVRILKFAKEGHLPR, encoded by the exons ATGAATG GTCCAAGTGGTGTTCAGGAGCCCAAACGTTTCGTTAAAACAATGGATTTCGATGTGGAGAATACCGATTACACCGTGGCCGAGTTCTACGAGCGCTTCGTAAATGAGTTGCCACAGGTTGTCATGATCAGTCAGGGATTCCTCGGAGACATCGTGGCGGACACATTCGATAGAGAGATG ATAATCCGTATCCAAACGGTATCCAGGCAACGGCGCGTGGTCGCCAGGGCCGATATGGGAGATCATTCTAAACTTATTAGCATCCCGCTGACCTACCCTGAGAAAGTCTGCGTCGTCaagaaaaacaaat TGAGCAAGGTCCAGACGATAAAAGGGGTCCTAGACGGATATAGCCTACCGTGTCACGTGCAGTTCCCCAAGGACATAACCATTAGCGTGGGAGGTCAGACCATCAGCACGAATCACATCCCAAAACTTCAGCTTCAGAAAGCTTTCGATGAGATGTACCTGCTGGGAAACTTCATTGTTGATG GTGTAATGGGACCGGAAGTTGTGCACGTACCATTGTACCTGTCTCAATTGCGTATGACCCGCGTAACGTGCCTCAAGAACACATCCCAACAGAAATGGCGGGGTTACCTGGAGGAGTTGGCGCGTTTTAGTTCCTACTTGAATTATGACAAAGAGTACGGGAATGAAG GCATTGCCCAATACGACGCATCGGCGGTGCATTCAGACACCGTTTACTCCTACGTGGAACCAAGACAATACTCAAACATCGCTTCGGTGTTCCAATATCGTCGCGGGAACCCGATTGATAACCCCACCTCCATACCTTCAGATGAGGCTCAACATGGAGATACTGAGTCCGGGTTATATCACGAAATCACAGATTATCACAAGCCAATTTTGGCAACGTTTGGAATTCGTAATGCCCATGATATATCTCTACAATCACACAAAGCGCTGGAAGTGCAGCCACAGAAACATTTTAATGTATCTCAAGTTCATAATCAGAACAAAGACCCAGTATCATCGGTAACTGCACAGTCTCTCGTGCAAGCACGTGAAAACCTTAAATCAACGGGACCAGAACCCCGTGCATCTCAGCAACCCAATAATAGTCCGGCTCCGGTCCCAACCGTTAGGGCCCAACCGCCCATCGGGATCAAGCCCCGTCGGCCGCCACCGGAGATTCCAAAGACACAGGAAAGCCCTCATTTGCCCGAGAGCCTACCGAAGACTCCCTTGCAGACGCTGGCATCTGCAGAACACAAGTTGGCCATCTACTCAAATGACCTTCCGAGGACTAGCATTCCTCCTTTCCGACAAGAACCGAAGGACGCCATAGAACGCAAGCAAATATGCCCTTCAAAACCAGGTCAGCAAAGCCACACTCTGGATTTGATTGAAAAGTCTGGCCGCGTAAATGAACATCTACCAACAGTTAATGACAGAATTGATGTGAAGAAACTGTCGATTAACGAGGTGTGTGGTTATCTTAAAGTACTGCGGCTGGAAAAATACGAGTCGATGTTTCGAGAGAACATGATGGACGGCGCGCTCTTGGCTGAACTgtctaaaaatatttttgaacaaGAATTTGGTATGACGGTTCTTGAAGCTGTGCGAATTTTAAAGTTCGCCAAAGAAGGGCATTTGCCGAGGTAG